Proteins found in one Litoribrevibacter albus genomic segment:
- a CDS encoding metalloregulator ArsR/SmtB family transcription factor has translation MRCLLLIQHEYELCVCELTAAIDESQPKISRHLAQLRKYEILTDRRQGQWIFYQINPELANWAKEIILTTLNANPAWIEPNIANLNAMGERPIRMQTCCS, from the coding sequence TTGAGATGCCTTCTTCTGATTCAACATGAATATGAGCTTTGTGTCTGCGAACTTACCGCTGCCATTGATGAGAGTCAGCCTAAAATTTCTCGCCACCTTGCTCAGCTTCGTAAGTATGAGATCCTCACAGACCGAAGGCAGGGACAATGGATTTTCTATCAGATAAACCCTGAACTGGCTAACTGGGCTAAAGAGATTATTCTTACTACATTGAACGCAAATCCCGCATGGATTGAGCCTAATATAGCGAATCTTAATGCTATGGGGGAACGTCCTATTCGAATGCAAACCTGTTGTAGTTGA
- a CDS encoding diguanylate cyclase domain-containing protein → MKDESIPETSLRLLDQITRFFKQATYYLLIWNNRVVDISPRLLHLLDYETFEQFPDYFAKLIPKDKPKEFLVYHKLFADEEQRENYDMKLVGKYGREMTLRFRAQQIHLDHDQTVAMLIGEDVTYQQKKLEDLSDDSSLFTYNPYAIAITDAIGQISKVNPKFLQKTHFSEEDVLGCSIFELKHLDGYDPDSLLKEILNHNDFRAEFESSTKEGYRYDEDLYIIPVYKYGQLDSLLFIGDDISSKKRQLLNLEQKAYYDDLTGFYRKDVGRSLLHEVCGSGNPFGLFFIDYRDFKGINDDHGHHVGDEVLRQGANHIKDALRKEDIMIRWGGDEFIIIVPNIPHAHAMTVVANKILNSFISVEVDGQCYYPEIDVGGSFCGSGASASYAMEVIKAADANMYQAKKQRLPFCITEFGTA, encoded by the coding sequence ATGAAAGACGAGTCGATACCCGAGACGTCATTAAGATTACTTGATCAAATTACGCGCTTTTTCAAACAGGCAACATACTATCTACTTATTTGGAATAATCGCGTTGTAGATATCTCTCCTCGTTTGTTACACCTACTGGATTACGAGACCTTTGAACAATTTCCGGATTATTTTGCCAAGCTGATTCCGAAAGATAAGCCCAAAGAATTCCTCGTCTACCACAAACTCTTTGCGGATGAGGAACAGCGGGAAAACTACGACATGAAGTTGGTGGGGAAATACGGTCGGGAGATGACGCTACGCTTTCGTGCTCAGCAAATTCATCTGGATCATGACCAAACGGTTGCGATGTTGATCGGGGAAGATGTTACTTACCAGCAGAAAAAATTAGAAGATCTCAGCGACGATTCCAGTCTCTTTACTTACAACCCTTACGCCATTGCCATTACCGATGCGATAGGTCAGATCAGTAAGGTGAATCCCAAATTTCTACAAAAAACACACTTTTCGGAAGAGGATGTCTTGGGGTGCAGCATTTTTGAGCTGAAGCATCTTGATGGCTATGACCCGGATAGCTTGTTAAAAGAAATCCTTAATCACAATGATTTCAGGGCCGAGTTTGAAAGCTCGACCAAAGAAGGTTATCGCTACGACGAAGACCTCTACATTATTCCCGTCTACAAATACGGGCAATTGGACAGTTTATTATTCATCGGCGATGACATTTCTTCGAAGAAACGGCAGTTGTTGAATCTGGAGCAAAAAGCCTATTACGACGATCTCACCGGCTTTTATCGCAAGGATGTGGGGCGTTCGTTATTGCATGAAGTATGCGGTTCGGGCAATCCATTCGGATTGTTCTTTATCGATTACCGGGATTTCAAAGGCATTAATGACGATCACGGCCATCATGTAGGTGATGAAGTGTTGAGACAGGGCGCGAACCATATTAAGGATGCCCTTCGAAAAGAAGACATTATGATTCGCTGGGGTGGCGATGAGTTCATCATCATTGTTCCTAACATACCCCATGCTCATGCGATGACGGTGGTTGCGAACAAAATTCTCAACTCGTTTATTTCGGTCGAAGTGGATGGACAGTGTTATTACCCGGAGATCGATGTGGGCGGAAGTTTCTGTGGCTCAGGGGCATCAGCCAGTTATGCGATGGAAGTGATCAAAGCTGCCGATGCCAATATGTATCAGGCTAAAAAGCAACGCCTACCGTTTTGCATCACCGAGTTCGGTACGGCTTAG
- a CDS encoding TIGR01458 family HAD-type hydrolase, with protein sequence MIKAIFFDLSGVLFEGNHPIEHAAKTINRLEHGGLILRFITNTSRKTRQQILSELHAMDFQIQEDQLFTAPEAAKSWCIQRNLSPYCLVHSNIKSEFEEIETPPFNAVVIGDAEHDMSYENLDKAFEVLSTGAPLIAIGNNRYFKDEDRLHLDTGPFVKALEFASEQQAIVTGKPSTAFFEQVIASTGCKRHEILMIGDDVISDIEGARKAGLKACLVKTGKYQPGDELKISPPADVASDVTAAINHMLPAI encoded by the coding sequence ATGATAAAAGCAATCTTTTTTGATCTCAGTGGTGTCCTGTTTGAAGGCAATCACCCGATTGAACATGCCGCCAAAACCATTAATCGTCTTGAACACGGTGGGTTAATTCTTCGCTTCATCACCAACACGTCACGAAAAACAAGACAACAAATCCTCAGTGAACTACACGCGATGGATTTCCAGATCCAGGAAGATCAGTTATTCACAGCTCCGGAAGCGGCAAAAAGCTGGTGTATCCAGCGCAACTTATCTCCTTATTGCCTGGTTCACTCAAACATCAAATCAGAATTCGAAGAGATTGAAACGCCCCCCTTTAACGCCGTTGTTATTGGTGACGCAGAACATGACATGAGTTACGAAAACTTGGATAAGGCGTTCGAAGTGTTATCCACAGGCGCACCGCTGATTGCGATTGGCAACAATCGCTACTTTAAGGATGAAGATCGTCTACATCTAGACACAGGCCCTTTTGTTAAAGCGTTGGAGTTTGCCTCGGAACAACAAGCAATTGTTACGGGTAAGCCTTCCACTGCCTTTTTCGAACAAGTCATTGCCTCGACCGGCTGTAAACGTCATGAAATATTAATGATTGGTGATGATGTCATCAGTGATATTGAAGGGGCAAGAAAAGCCGGTTTAAAAGCCTGTTTGGTGAAAACAGGAAAATACCAACCCGGCGATGAGCTAAAGATTTCACCACCGGCCGACGTCGCATCGGATGTTACGGCAGCCATCAATCATATGTTACCTGCCATATAA
- a CDS encoding ArsJ-associated glyceraldehyde-3-phosphate dehydrogenase — MAIKVGINGFGRMGRLAFRAAWDWPELEFVQINDPAGNAETLAHLTNFDSVHGRWTYQAEAVNNSLVIDGQSVVCTQNTRIEDTDWSDCDIVIEASGRMKSKALLQSYLDQGVKRVVVTAPVKEDGVLNIVLGVNDDLYDPDLYPIITAASCTTNCLAPVVKVIHENLGIKHGSMTTIHDITNTQSILDTPHQDLRRARACGMSLIPTTTGSATAITHIFPELKGKLNGHAVRVPLANASLTDCVFEVEKATSIEEVNRLLKEASETTLQGILGFEERPLVSIDYKTDPRSSIIDALSTMVVNETQVKIYTWYDNEWGYANRTVELVKKVGLMDQA; from the coding sequence ATGGCAATTAAAGTAGGTATTAACGGCTTTGGAAGAATGGGACGCCTTGCCTTTCGCGCCGCCTGGGACTGGCCTGAACTTGAATTTGTTCAAATCAATGATCCCGCCGGTAACGCAGAAACCTTGGCACATTTAACGAATTTCGATTCTGTCCACGGTCGTTGGACATATCAAGCCGAAGCAGTGAATAATTCACTCGTTATTGATGGCCAATCCGTCGTCTGTACTCAAAACACCCGCATTGAAGATACTGATTGGTCGGATTGCGATATCGTCATTGAAGCCAGTGGCAGAATGAAAAGCAAAGCCCTACTCCAAAGCTATCTGGATCAAGGTGTTAAGCGTGTGGTTGTTACCGCGCCTGTCAAAGAAGACGGCGTACTCAATATCGTACTTGGCGTTAATGATGACCTCTATGATCCGGATTTGTACCCCATCATCACGGCGGCATCCTGCACCACCAATTGTCTGGCTCCAGTGGTAAAAGTAATTCATGAAAACCTGGGCATTAAGCACGGTTCGATGACCACCATTCATGACATCACTAACACACAATCCATTCTGGACACACCGCATCAGGATCTCCGCCGAGCCCGTGCTTGTGGAATGAGCCTAATTCCTACCACAACAGGTTCGGCAACCGCGATTACACATATCTTCCCCGAGCTGAAAGGCAAGTTGAATGGCCACGCTGTACGTGTTCCTCTGGCTAATGCCTCATTAACAGACTGTGTCTTTGAGGTTGAAAAGGCGACATCAATTGAAGAAGTAAATCGGTTACTCAAAGAAGCATCCGAAACGACGCTCCAAGGAATCTTAGGTTTTGAAGAACGCCCACTGGTATCCATCGACTATAAAACAGATCCTAGATCCAGCATTATCGATGCACTGTCAACTATGGTCGTTAACGAGACCCAGGTAAAAATCTATACTTGGTACGACAACGAGTGGGGGTATGCAAATCGTACTGTTGAGTTAGTTAAAAAAGTGGGGCTGATGGATCAAGCCTGA
- the radA gene encoding DNA repair protein RadA — MAKRKTAYVCTECGSDHSKWQGQCSGCGQWNTLKEFVVDTGKRTSAASVRSSGYAGQTTQKVVALNSVDLAEMPRITTGMQEFDRVLGGGLVPGSVILIGGHPGAGKSTLLLQTVCRMAASQPCLYVTGEESLQQVAMRAQRLGLPTDNVNMLAETDVEAIVNIARQEQPKLMIIDSIQVMHLAGLESAPGSVSQVRESAAFLTQFAKQSQTILFLVGHVTKDGSLAGPKVLEHMIDTSIMLEGEADGRYRTLRGIKNRFGAINELGVFAMLDKGLREVKNPSSIFLSRGEEAAAGSAVMVIWEGTRPMLVEVQALVDESHFGNPRRVAVGLDQNRLSMLLAVMNRHGGLHTGDQDVYVNVVGGVKVTETSSDLALVMAILSSFRNRSLPMDMMVFGEVGLSGEIRPVPSGQERIREAAKHGFKKAIVPKANAPKETIPGLEVIPVTRISEALDYLS; from the coding sequence ATGGCTAAGCGAAAGACAGCATACGTCTGTACAGAATGTGGTTCTGATCACTCTAAGTGGCAAGGGCAATGTTCTGGTTGCGGCCAGTGGAATACTCTAAAAGAGTTTGTGGTTGATACTGGCAAACGGACTTCAGCAGCGAGTGTTCGTAGTTCAGGCTATGCTGGTCAGACGACTCAGAAAGTGGTCGCACTTAATTCGGTTGATTTGGCAGAGATGCCAAGAATTACAACCGGTATGCAGGAATTTGATCGAGTATTAGGCGGTGGTTTAGTTCCTGGTTCAGTAATTCTAATTGGTGGTCATCCAGGGGCTGGTAAATCGACGTTGTTATTACAGACCGTATGTCGAATGGCTGCATCTCAACCTTGCCTTTATGTAACAGGTGAAGAATCCCTTCAGCAAGTGGCAATGCGAGCTCAACGTTTGGGTCTACCTACAGATAACGTCAATATGTTAGCTGAAACGGACGTCGAGGCGATTGTTAACATTGCTCGTCAAGAACAACCGAAACTCATGATCATTGACTCAATTCAGGTGATGCATTTAGCAGGATTAGAGTCAGCGCCTGGTAGTGTTTCGCAGGTACGAGAATCTGCGGCGTTCCTGACACAGTTTGCAAAGCAGAGTCAGACGATCTTGTTTTTGGTCGGACATGTGACGAAAGACGGTTCTCTGGCTGGCCCTAAAGTGCTTGAGCATATGATTGATACTTCCATTATGTTGGAAGGCGAAGCGGACGGGCGTTATCGAACCTTACGGGGGATTAAGAACCGATTCGGTGCGATCAATGAATTGGGTGTTTTTGCCATGTTGGATAAGGGATTGCGCGAAGTTAAAAACCCGAGTTCAATTTTCCTTTCCAGAGGCGAGGAAGCTGCAGCAGGCTCAGCGGTTATGGTCATCTGGGAAGGTACACGCCCGATGCTGGTCGAAGTACAAGCGCTGGTTGATGAAAGTCACTTTGGCAACCCTCGTCGTGTGGCCGTAGGATTGGATCAGAATCGTTTATCGATGCTTCTCGCAGTAATGAATCGTCATGGTGGTCTTCATACTGGTGACCAGGATGTCTATGTGAATGTGGTTGGTGGCGTGAAAGTTACAGAGACTAGCTCGGATCTGGCTTTGGTCATGGCTATTCTATCCAGCTTCCGTAATCGGTCATTGCCTATGGATATGATGGTGTTTGGAGAAGTCGGTTTGTCTGGTGAAATTCGCCCTGTACCAAGTGGTCAAGAACGCATTCGAGAGGCAGCAAAGCATGGCTTCAAGAAAGCCATTGTTCCTAAAGCCAATGCGCCTAAAGAAACAATTCCCGGTCTGGAAGTGATTCCGGTAACCCGGATTTCAGAAGCATTGGATTATCTTTCTTAG
- the arsJ gene encoding organoarsenical effux MFS transporter ArsJ: MLERFSQLSSEIKQYFIITGNYWAFTLTDGALRMLVVLHFHTLGYSPLDIALLFLFYEIFGVITNLTGGWLGAHLGLNKTMNIGLALQVVALSMLLVPDDWLTVAWVMAAQALSGIAKDLNKMSAKSAIKLLVPSDSQSVSSSEQTLYKWVAVLTGSKNALKGAGFFLGGFLLMTLGFTVAIFTMAIALALVWLLSMFLLKKDLGKAKNKPKFRDIFSKSRAINYLSAARLFLFGARDVWFVVALPVFLASQFSWDHWSVGAFLAIWVIGYGAVQTQAPKITNRNGNQPPNGHHAFVWAILLLFTPVLIALALTFELNPTLALLGGLMIFGALFAINSSLHSYLIVSYARNDGVSLDVGFYYMANAMGRLIGTLLSGWLFQAYGLITCLWVSALFVGFAALLSIALPNTREAI, encoded by the coding sequence ATGTTAGAACGCTTTTCTCAACTCTCGTCAGAAATAAAACAGTATTTCATCATCACAGGAAACTACTGGGCTTTCACCCTGACCGATGGTGCACTGCGCATGCTTGTAGTGCTGCACTTTCACACTCTGGGTTATAGCCCTCTGGACATCGCCCTGCTGTTCTTGTTCTATGAAATTTTTGGGGTCATTACCAACTTAACAGGCGGATGGTTAGGCGCACACTTAGGGCTGAATAAGACCATGAACATAGGTCTTGCGCTTCAGGTTGTTGCGCTTTCGATGCTACTGGTACCTGACGACTGGCTGACCGTTGCTTGGGTGATGGCTGCTCAAGCGTTATCCGGTATTGCCAAAGACCTGAACAAGATGAGCGCCAAGAGCGCCATCAAGCTGTTGGTGCCTTCAGACAGTCAATCCGTCTCTAGCTCAGAGCAAACCCTTTACAAATGGGTTGCAGTGCTCACAGGCTCGAAGAATGCATTAAAAGGCGCAGGGTTTTTCCTGGGTGGTTTTTTATTGATGACACTCGGGTTTACGGTCGCCATCTTTACGATGGCCATTGCATTAGCTCTGGTCTGGCTACTCAGTATGTTCTTACTCAAGAAGGACTTGGGTAAAGCGAAGAATAAACCCAAATTCAGAGACATTTTTTCCAAGAGCCGTGCGATTAACTACCTTTCCGCCGCCCGATTGTTTTTATTCGGTGCAAGAGATGTCTGGTTTGTCGTCGCACTACCTGTCTTTCTAGCCTCTCAATTTAGCTGGGACCATTGGTCTGTCGGAGCCTTTCTCGCGATTTGGGTCATCGGCTATGGTGCGGTACAAACGCAAGCCCCGAAGATTACTAACCGCAACGGAAACCAACCGCCTAATGGTCATCATGCCTTTGTTTGGGCGATCTTGCTGTTATTCACACCGGTACTTATTGCTCTGGCATTAACGTTTGAGTTAAATCCAACCTTAGCGTTATTGGGTGGACTCATGATCTTTGGTGCTTTGTTTGCAATAAACTCATCCTTGCATAGCTACTTGATCGTCAGCTACGCAAGAAATGACGGTGTATCTCTGGACGTGGGCTTTTACTATATGGCAAATGCAATGGGACGGCTGATAGGAACACTTTTGTCCGGTTGGTTATTCCAGGCATACGGACTGATTACCTGTCTCTGGGTATCCGCCTTGTTTGTCGGATTTGCGGCCTTGCTATCGATAGCCTTGCCGAATACGAGAGAAGCGATTTAA
- a CDS encoding PAS domain S-box protein — protein sequence MNKLNLGHKLALITTACVFPCVFLASYFINFQTKELLLSETNKFVQVTLQNTYNLVESQLLGVQHSAKIIAAGTAFSEALQRTNYNELTEKLNTVAAAYPELFYLTILDSNKQIVAANSQDFFTNQLTPRGLIGKDMSKEVMAPNFHPQLPSMGTPGEDPYFNILSVYDRRKSQWFSAPILYKGQTLGWVVLAYRFEESISFEIDQVIKRLQTYDYPLVGGHLVNEHSQQFAGEEQEHSSYFTQERNLYLGGEKFVLEFYFDANKLTAPLRNQTIIVMTTVIPLMLILVVGVFWASDRLILSRIRNVHKGAKSFSQGNFHYRISDKGEDEIRSLASTFNEMGDALDKYKENMESLVDERTAEAEESSQFLSSVLNKAAEGIITIDEQGNIQSFNQAAEIIFGYRFDEVQQQNISLLLPTTDSDEQSNGIAKYLHDQRDDFLSSGQELTAVRKSGEVFPIEMSVSEVTSSKGRFFTGLIRDVSEKKRAERQITEAKERLELVVNSTAVGIWDWQIQTGEVQFNRRWAEIIGYELEELEPITIDTWTGLAYPEDLADSERLLNAHWAGETEYYVCEARMKHKAGHWVWVLDTGRVVEWDDQGNPVRMVGTHLDITERKKAENELIRFSRIANQTDNAVIVTDTQGKIQWVNPSFEAFTGHFFNSVKYQSLESLLSQDGADSAVLYEMTQSFERGQAFRLELRNNHTSGAEYWLDLRSTPLTDEYGELQGFVVFGLDITHQKQAEARLAQQQQLLEQMSLQGRIGAWEYDLESGQIYWSNMTKYIHEVQEDFEPKIEDAINFYKEGDSRERIQSAISKAIETGDPWNEECQLVTAQGREIWVQATGRAEIKEGKCLRLFGSFQDIDKRVKVQRELAEAKDLAEQAAIAKSNFLASMSHEIRTPMNGVLGMLSLLAKSPLSSEQLHHVRLAKSSGESLLVLINDILDFSKVEAGKLDLEILEFDLRAMLGDFAESIAQKAQEKGIELILDITEIHYTRVKGDPGRLRQILTNLVGNAVKFTTKGEVLIRAALTDMGDSKLSLDVSITDTGIGIPEDRIKSLFDSFTQVDASTTRKYGGTGLGLAISKQLCELMNGSISVESTPDQGSCFTFNVELATSAETQQVVPAVSIKGREILVVDDNATNREILQKQLELWGANVTVLSDGFEAMQCIDARFNDDEKLNFDVAFVDFHMPILDGAELGRRIRSNPQYDSLQLIMMTAISNRGDAKFFADLGYQAYFPKPTTTSDLFNALSVVLDNGEALHEADPLVTRHYIKELKDKERSDRIILPSLEKTAETLDLSVLPEQEEVSVDLWPDKTRLLLVEDNYINQAVAQGILEGMSLSCDIAGNGVEAIAALHQAPEDAPYTLLLMDCQMPEMDGYQTTQEIRNGAAGERFKDVTIVAMTANAMKGDREKCIDAGMNDYLSKPIEAKLLKQMLHKWLE from the coding sequence TTGAATAAACTAAACCTTGGGCATAAGTTAGCATTGATCACCACCGCCTGTGTCTTCCCTTGTGTCTTTTTGGCATCGTATTTTATTAACTTTCAAACCAAGGAACTGCTGCTTTCTGAAACCAATAAGTTTGTTCAGGTTACTCTGCAAAATACGTATAACTTAGTTGAAAGCCAATTATTGGGTGTCCAGCACAGTGCCAAGATCATTGCCGCAGGGACAGCGTTTTCAGAAGCTTTGCAACGTACAAACTACAATGAGCTTACTGAAAAACTAAATACCGTTGCCGCAGCTTATCCAGAACTCTTTTATCTGACGATTTTGGATTCAAACAAGCAGATTGTAGCGGCTAACTCGCAAGACTTTTTTACCAACCAGTTAACGCCTCGAGGCTTAATAGGCAAAGACATGAGTAAGGAAGTGATGGCGCCTAACTTCCACCCTCAGTTGCCTTCTATGGGAACCCCCGGAGAAGACCCGTATTTTAATATTTTAAGTGTCTACGACCGCCGAAAATCTCAGTGGTTTTCGGCGCCTATTTTGTACAAAGGGCAAACCTTAGGCTGGGTTGTGCTTGCTTATCGTTTTGAAGAGTCCATCTCGTTTGAGATCGATCAAGTGATTAAGCGACTACAAACCTATGACTACCCGTTGGTGGGCGGACATTTGGTCAATGAACACAGCCAGCAGTTTGCTGGAGAAGAGCAAGAGCATTCGAGTTACTTCACTCAGGAACGAAACCTCTATCTGGGTGGAGAGAAGTTTGTACTGGAGTTTTATTTCGATGCCAATAAATTAACTGCGCCATTACGCAATCAGACAATTATTGTGATGACGACGGTTATTCCTCTGATGCTGATTCTTGTGGTTGGAGTATTTTGGGCGTCTGACAGACTCATTTTAAGCAGAATACGAAATGTTCATAAAGGGGCGAAGTCCTTTAGTCAGGGTAACTTTCATTATCGTATTTCGGACAAGGGGGAGGATGAGATTAGGTCTTTGGCCAGTACGTTTAATGAGATGGGCGATGCGCTGGACAAGTACAAAGAGAATATGGAATCCCTGGTGGATGAACGCACGGCTGAAGCCGAAGAATCGTCCCAGTTTTTGTCCAGTGTCCTGAATAAAGCGGCAGAAGGCATTATTACCATTGATGAGCAAGGAAATATCCAATCCTTCAATCAGGCCGCAGAAATCATTTTTGGATATCGCTTTGATGAGGTTCAACAACAAAACATCAGCCTCTTGTTACCAACTACTGACTCTGACGAGCAAAGCAACGGAATTGCAAAATACCTTCATGATCAGCGGGATGATTTTCTCTCATCCGGGCAAGAACTCACAGCGGTTCGTAAATCTGGCGAAGTCTTCCCAATTGAAATGTCTGTCTCTGAAGTTACCTCTTCTAAGGGGCGTTTCTTTACCGGCTTAATCCGCGACGTTTCAGAGAAAAAACGTGCAGAGCGACAAATTACAGAAGCCAAGGAACGCCTCGAACTGGTGGTCAACAGTACCGCAGTAGGGATCTGGGACTGGCAAATTCAAACAGGAGAAGTTCAGTTTAACCGTCGCTGGGCTGAGATTATTGGCTATGAGCTGGAAGAGCTTGAGCCAATTACTATCGATACCTGGACCGGATTGGCGTACCCCGAAGATCTTGCTGACTCAGAGCGGCTTCTCAATGCACACTGGGCGGGAGAAACCGAATATTACGTGTGTGAAGCCCGAATGAAACACAAAGCGGGGCATTGGGTTTGGGTTCTTGATACCGGGCGTGTTGTGGAGTGGGATGATCAGGGGAACCCTGTGCGAATGGTTGGCACACACCTTGATATCACTGAGCGGAAGAAGGCTGAGAATGAACTGATCCGCTTCTCCCGTATTGCCAACCAAACTGATAACGCTGTGATTGTGACGGACACCCAAGGCAAGATTCAATGGGTTAACCCTTCGTTTGAAGCCTTCACCGGGCATTTCTTCAATTCGGTTAAATATCAGAGCCTGGAAAGCTTGTTATCTCAGGACGGTGCCGATTCCGCCGTCTTGTATGAAATGACACAGAGCTTTGAACGAGGTCAGGCCTTCCGACTTGAGCTTAGAAACAATCATACTTCTGGAGCAGAGTATTGGTTGGATCTTCGGTCTACTCCGCTTACTGACGAATACGGAGAGCTGCAAGGGTTTGTGGTTTTTGGTCTGGATATTACACACCAGAAGCAGGCAGAAGCACGGTTAGCCCAACAGCAACAGCTTCTGGAGCAAATGAGCTTACAGGGCCGTATCGGCGCTTGGGAGTACGATTTGGAGTCAGGGCAGATCTATTGGTCGAACATGACCAAATACATCCATGAGGTGCAGGAAGATTTTGAGCCTAAAATAGAGGATGCGATCAACTTTTATAAAGAAGGCGACAGCCGGGAGCGGATTCAGAGCGCAATTAGCAAAGCCATTGAAACGGGTGATCCCTGGAATGAAGAGTGTCAGCTGGTCACGGCTCAGGGGCGTGAAATTTGGGTTCAGGCAACGGGCCGTGCTGAAATTAAAGAGGGCAAATGCCTGAGACTGTTTGGCTCGTTTCAGGACATAGATAAACGGGTTAAAGTGCAACGTGAGTTAGCAGAAGCTAAGGATCTTGCTGAGCAAGCGGCCATTGCCAAAAGTAATTTCCTGGCGTCGATGAGTCATGAGATTCGTACACCTATGAATGGTGTGTTGGGGATGCTCTCGTTATTAGCGAAAAGCCCTCTGTCCAGCGAGCAACTGCATCATGTGCGTTTGGCCAAATCCAGTGGCGAGTCTTTATTGGTGTTGATTAACGACATTCTGGATTTCTCAAAAGTTGAGGCAGGTAAGCTTGATCTTGAAATTCTGGAATTTGATCTCAGGGCTATGTTGGGCGACTTTGCGGAATCCATTGCCCAGAAAGCGCAAGAGAAAGGGATTGAGCTGATCCTGGATATCACTGAAATTCATTATACGCGCGTGAAAGGTGATCCGGGCCGGTTGAGACAGATTCTCACCAACCTGGTAGGGAATGCCGTCAAGTTCACCACCAAAGGCGAGGTGCTGATACGAGCGGCCTTGACTGATATGGGCGATTCGAAATTGAGCCTGGATGTTAGCATTACCGATACAGGTATCGGCATCCCAGAAGACCGAATTAAATCTCTGTTCGATTCCTTCACTCAAGTAGATGCATCTACCACTCGCAAATATGGCGGAACAGGGTTAGGTCTGGCCATCAGCAAGCAGCTCTGTGAATTAATGAACGGCTCTATTTCTGTAGAAAGTACACCAGATCAGGGCAGTTGTTTTACCTTTAACGTTGAACTGGCCACCAGTGCAGAGACTCAACAGGTGGTGCCGGCCGTATCGATCAAAGGTCGGGAAATCTTGGTCGTTGATGACAACGCCACTAACCGCGAAATTCTTCAGAAACAGTTAGAGTTATGGGGCGCCAATGTAACGGTTCTCAGTGATGGCTTTGAAGCGATGCAATGTATAGATGCTCGCTTTAATGATGACGAAAAGTTGAATTTTGATGTGGCATTTGTCGATTTCCACATGCCAATTCTTGATGGGGCTGAGCTTGGACGTCGAATCAGAAGTAACCCTCAATACGATTCACTTCAATTGATCATGATGACCGCCATCAGTAATCGAGGCGATGCCAAGTTTTTTGCTGATTTAGGGTATCAGGCATATTTCCCGAAACCGACAACCACCTCCGATTTGTTTAATGCCTTGTCCGTCGTACTTGATAATGGGGAGGCCCTGCATGAGGCCGATCCATTAGTTACGCGTCATTACATCAAGGAATTAAAAGATAAAGAAAGGAGTGATCGGATTATTCTGCCTTCCTTAGAAAAAACGGCTGAAACATTGGATCTTTCTGTACTGCCAGAACAAGAAGAAGTCTCGGTTGATTTATGGCCGGATAAGACTCGATTGCTGTTGGTGGAAGATAACTACATCAATCAGGCGGTGGCTCAAGGGATTCTGGAAGGCATGTCGTTAAGTTGTGACATCGCAGGAAATGGCGTTGAAGCCATTGCGGCATTGCATCAAGCACCTGAAGATGCGCCATATACTCTGCTCTTGATGGATTGCCAGATGCCGGAAATGGATGGCTATCAAACCACTCAGGAAATTCGTAATGGTGCAGCGGGTGAGCGATTCAAAGATGTCACCATCGTTGCGATGACGGCCAATGCGATGAAAGGGGATAGAGAGAAGTGCATTGACGCTGGAATGAATGACTATCTTTCAAAGCCCATTGAAGCCAAGTTACTGAAACAAATGCTTCATAAGTGGCTTGAATAA